In Pseudomonas sp. LRP2-20, the genomic window TGGGACTACCTGGTGTGGTTGACGCTGCTCAGTGCCTGGCCATTCCCGTTGCTGGCCAGCGTGGCGCGGCGGGCGCCGTTCGTGCTGTTCTGGCGCACACAGTGGCGCTTGGGGCTGGCGGTGGGCTTTTGCGTGCTGTTCAGCTATGCGCTGGTGCTGTGGGCCATGCACCTGGGCTCGGTGGCCGAAGCGGCAGCCCTGCGCGAGTTGAGTGTGATCCTGGTGGTATTGCTGGGCATGCGCTACCTCAAAGAACCTTTTGGCGGGCCAAGACTCCTAGCTTGCGGGCTGGTCCTGGCGGGCATGCTGGTGATGAAGCTCTAACCCATTTTCGAACAAGGAGTCATGAGCATGACCGTTGCCCTCTGGTGCATCCTGATCGCGCTGCTGTTGAACCCGCTTTGTGCCTTGGTCGCCAAGGTCAGCAGTGGCCGCTTCGGCCTGAAGGACAATCATGATCCGCGCGCCTTCCTCGATACATTGTCGGGCCTGCCAAGGCGTGCCCATGCGGCGCAGCAGAACGGCTACGAAGCCTTCCCGGCGTTTGCCGCAGCGGTGCTGGTGGCGGATATCGTCGGCAACGCCGAGCAGGTGACCCAGGATGTGCTGGGGGTGATGTATATCACCAGCCGCCTGCTTTACATCATCTGCTACCTGGCGGACTGGGCAGCGCTGCGGTCGCTGGTGTGGTTTGCCGGGTTGGCGATCATCGTTTCGTTCTTCGTGGTTTCGGTCTGAAACCGCATCGCCTGCTTCGCGGCGGTTCGACGTCTCGATAAACCCGCTCCCACAGGGTCCCCACAGGTCTTGAGATCTGTGCAGCACCAGTGGGAGCGGGTTTACCCGCGAAGAATCCAGCGCCGATCAAGGCACTTTAGGTACTTCAGGCAGCGGCTTGCCCTTGGGCCAGAGCATCCAGATCTGCCCCTGCTGCTTCATGTTGCCCGCCAGCTCGCCAGCTTGCGGCCCGGTCCCCCAGAACAGGTCCGCACGCACTTCGCCCGCGATTGCCCCGCCGGTATCCTGAGCGCCCACCGGGCGTACCACCGGCGTGCCGTCGGGGCGCGTGGTCGACAGCCACAGCAAGCTGCCCAGCGGGATCACCTTGCGGTCGATGGCCACGCTGTAGCCCGCTGTCAGCGGCACGTTCAGCGAGCCGCGTGGCCCCTCGTTGCTGTCCGGGCGGGCACTGAAGAACACGTAGCTGGGGTTGCTGGCCAGCAGTTCCGGCACGCGCTGCGGGTTGGCCATGGCCCAGGCGTGGATGCTGCCCATGGTCACGTCTTCTTTCTTCAACTGGCCTTGCTCCACCAGCCAGCGGCCGATTGGCCGGTAGGGGTGACCGTTCTGATCGGCATAGCCCAGCCGCAGCTGGCGGCCATCCTCCAACTGGACCCGGCCTGAGCCCTGGATCTGCAGAAACTGCAGGTCCATCGGATCGGTCAGCCAGGCCAGCACGGGCGCCTTGACCCCATCGCGGCTGATCACCTCGGCGGTATCGTAGGGTTTGAGCACGCGTCCATCGAGGCGGCCGCGCAGGCGCTTGCCCTTGAGTTCGGGGTATACGCTGGCCAGGTCGACCACGATCATGTCATCGGGTACGCCATATACCGGCACGTGCGCTGCTTCGGTGCGCTTCAGGCTGCCGGGGTAGACCGGTTCGTAGTAGCCGGTGATCAGGCCGTTGGCGTTGTTGTCGGCGGAACGCAAGCCATACACCTGCAGGTTCTGTTCGAGGAACGTGCGCACCTGTGTAGCGCTCGCCGTGTCGCTGCCGGCCGCTTCGCAGGTGGCGGCCCACACCGGGTCGCGTTTGAGTTTTTCGCAGCCGCTGCGCCAGGCATAGAAGCCAGCCAGCAGGTCTTCATCGCTGACCGCAGGCAGGTCTTTCCAGGTGGCCGGGGCATAGGTGGCGATGGCGTGAGGCTCGGGCTTGGCGTTTTCGCCGCCGTTGCAGCCGGCCAGCAGGGCGAGTGCCGGGAGTGTCCAGGCCAGATGGCGCAGGGCAGATTTCATCAGTGGGTACCTGTGGCTGGCGAACATGAAGATTCGCCCTTGTGTTTTATGTGGCTATTGGTCTTTGCCTGACTGGCGGCGATACTGGCCGCCCCTTTGCCTTGGCTGAAGTGACCGTGATGTTCAAGCGATTGACCGTAGTACTGCTTGCTGCCCTTGCCCTGACGGCCTGTGACCGGGTCGACCCCAACTCGCCACTGGGCAAGCGCAAGGCCATTTTCAAGGACATGCTCAAGACCAGCGAAGACATGGGTGGCATGTTGCGTGGTCGGTTGCCTTTCGACGGGGTGAAGTTCGCCGCTGGAGCATTGAAGCTCGATGGCCTGGCTCACGCGCCGTGGCAGCATTTTCCTCAGGTGCGGGATGAGGGTGACAGCAGCGCGCGAGCGGAGGTGTGGGAGCGGCAGGCGCGTTTCCATGATCTTGCCCGGCAACTCGAGGGCGTGACGGGTGAGCTGGTTCACGTGACGCGTACCCAGCCGTTGGACGCGGCGCAGTTGAAGGCACCGATGGACAAGGTCGAGGCGGCTTGCAAGGCGTGCCATACCGAATTCCGCAATCATTGATCGCCTGCGTCAACAGGCGATCAGGCAGGATCAGCGGTCCAGGTCGTCCACGGCTTCCTGCAGTTCCTTGCGCGATTCGGCAAGCTTGTCCTTGCGCTTGATGATTTTTTCCGCGTCGCCTTTTTTCTCGGCCTTCTTCAGGTCCTTCTCGCGCTGCGCCACCTCGTGACGCGCATCGAGCACTTTCTGCTCGCGCTCTTTGCGCAGGCCGGCATCGGTGCAGTTTTCAACGCCGCGCAGTGCTTCCTCGAGCCCTGCCACCTGATCGCTGTTGCCGTGGTCACGGGCGATTTTCAGCTGATTCTCGATGGCGCTGCGCTTGGCCGCGCAACCAGTCAGGCCCTCTTCGGGCTGGGCAGCTTGGGCAACGCCAGCCGCGAGACCAAGCGTGGTCAGCAGTGCCAGAGTGGAAATCAATTTCATCAAAGCCTCCTTGAGGGGGCGGGGCAGCAAAAGATGGGGCAAATCCTGCCTTGCTTTTGACGATTTAGGAACCCTTGTTGGATATTTCTGGAACAATCTCGGCGTTTGCCTACAGCTGATTTTGTTAAAACTCATTGCCTTTCACGGGCGGCTGCGGCCTGAAACCCTTGAATGCCGTTTGCACTCAGCTGTCGTGCCAGCTCCTGCACATGCTCCGCTGCAAAAAAAGCCTGTAGCTGGCTGGCGCGGGTTGCGCCGATACCGGGCAAGGCCTGCCATTGCGCAGCCGAGCGGCTGGCGAGGCTTACCCAGTCGCCGTCGAGTGGCAGGTCACGCGGTATCGGCGCGCCGAGGCCGCTGATCCACCGGGCGAACGGCCGGGTGCGGCCAGCCTCGAAGCTTCGTTGCAGGCGCCTGGCGCGGGTGCCGTTGATGCCAGGTAGCTGGGCCAGTCGCTCGGCGTCCAGCGCCAGCCAGTCTGCCAGCGACGTTACCTGCCCGCTTTGCACCAGTCGTCGCCATGTACCGGGCCCGGTGCCCGGCATGGCCAGGCCTTGTTTGCCGCTGAGCCAGGTGAGACGGGCGATGAACTGTTCTTCGCAGCCTTCGCTAGCCTGCCAGCATGTCAAAGCGCTGTATTGACCTGGCGCAGGCACTGTTACGCTATCGCGTTCGGTGGCGCGCAGCACCACTTGCTCGAAGCGCGGTATGGTCAGCCCTGCCAGGCTGATGGCCACCTGGTCACCGGGACGAATATCGAGTGCCTGCCAGCGAGCCAGGGAGCCCAGACTCACCTGGCCAACACGGCGGTCGTCGAGTTGCACCGGCAGCAGCTTCAGGATGGGCGTGATACGGCCCGTGCGGCCGATGCGAAAGTGCACGTCACGTACCTCGGCCAGCGCCTGGGTGAAGGGGTACTTCCAGGCCGCGATCCAGTAGGGTGCATTGCTCTGCCAGCGTTCGGCTGGCGGCCGTGCATTCTGGCGCAGGATCACCCCGTCCGTGGCGAAGGGCAGGGCGGTGCGATACCAGTGCATGCGCCAGTGTGCAGCCTCGACAGCACTGTTGATGGCCACGCTGTAACGCTGGCTGTCGGGGAAGCCCAGGGCAGCCAGCCGAGCCATGCGCTCGCCTTGATCAGTCGGCCCTTGCGGCCAGTCCCAGACGAATAGCGCAATCTCCGCGCCTTGTTCACGCCCCAGTTGCTTGCGCGCCAACAGCCCCGCGACAGTGGAGCGGGCGTTGACACTGCCGGCTTGTGCCTGCACATGGTCACCCAGGCGCATGTACAGCTCCCCTTGCAGAATCAGGTCCAGTGGGCTGGGCAGGTGTCGGTTGACGTTTTCGAGAACCGCGATATGTCGGCTCCAGTCATGCCCCTGGGTGCCATCACCACGGCTGAGCAGCTGGACCAGCCGGCCTTGACGATAGACCAGAGTCACGGCGACGCCATCAACCTTCGGTTGCAGCCAGACACCTGTCTTGCCGGCCATCCAACGGCTCACGGCCTGTTCGTCCGGCAACTTGTCGACGCCGGTGTGGCGGACCGGGTGGGCAATCGGCCCGCGTGCGCTGGCCAGCGAATCCAGCTCGCCCTCCAGTGCGAAGCACCTTTGCAGGTGCAGCAAGCGCTGTCTGCTCTGGTCATAGACCTCGTCGGGCACCAGCGACTTGCCCAGGCGATGGTAGTGGTCATCCCATTGCAGGACGGTCGCGCGCAGGCTGGTGACTTCTGCGTGCGCCCGCTCGGCCGACCAGACCGGGCAACCGTCGGCTTGTGCGTTGAACGATAGAAAGAGCAGGAACAGGAGCAGTAACGGCATGGCCAGCATCCTTGCTTGGCGGAGGGAAAGCCTCAGCCTAGGCAACAGCAGTGAGCGTCGCGTCGCGCAGTTGTCAGCCGATATGTCAAAAAAAAGCCCCTGCCGATTACTCGGCAGGGGCTTTCATTTACCGCTGCAGGAAAACTTACAGGCCGGCAGCGTCACGCAGCGACTGGGCACGGTCGGTGCGTTCCCAGGTGAAGGTGGTGAAGGTGTCGTCGCCGACAGTCTTCTGCTGCGGTTCGCGGCCGAAGTGACCGTAGGCAGCGGTTTCCTGGTACATCGGGTGCAGCAGGTCGAGCATCTTGGTGATGGCGTACGGACGCAGGTCGAAGCACTCGCGCACCAGCTGGATGATCTTGTCGTCGGAAACCTTGCCGGTGCCGAAGGTGTTGATCGAGATGGAGGTCGGCTGGGCCACGCCGATGGCGTAGGACACCTGGATCTCGCAACGCTCGGCCAGGCCGGCGGCAACGATGTTCTTGGCCACGTAGCGGCCGGCGTAGGCGGCGGAGCGGTCGACCTTGGATGGGTCCTTGCCGGAGAACGCGCCACCACCGTGACGGGCCATGCCGCCGTAGGAGTCGACGATGATCTTGCGGCCGGTCAGGCCACAGTCGCCCACCGGGCCACCGATGATGAAGTTGCCGGTCGGGTTGATGTGGTACTGGGTGCCTTTGTGCAGCAGCTCGGCTGGCAGGGTGTGCTTGACGATCAGCTCCATCACGGCTTCCTGCAGGTCTTTTTGCGACACTTCAGGGTTGTGCTGGGTCGACAGAACCACCGCGTCGATACCGACTACCTTGCCGTTTTCGTAGCGGCAGGTGACCTGCGACTTGGCGTCCGGGCGCAGCCAAGGCAGCAGGCCGGACTTGCGCGCTTCGGCCTGGCGCTCGACCAGACGGTGCGAGAAGCAGATCGGCGCTGGCATCAGCACGTCGGTTTCGTTGCTGGCGTAGCCGAACATCAGGCCCTGGTCACCCGCACCCTGGTCTTCCGGCTTGGAGCGGTCGACGCCTTGGGCGATGTCCACCGACTGTTTGCCGATGATGTTCATCACGGCGCAGGTGGCGCCGTCGAAGCCGACGTCGGAGCTGTTGTAGCCGATGTCGATGATGACCTTGCGCACCAGCTCTTCCAGGTCGACCCAGGCGGAGGTGGTGACTTCGCCGGCGATGATGGCGACACCGGTCTTGACCAGGGTTTCGCACGCAACGCGGGCGTATTTGTCCTGGGCGATGATGGCATCAAGGACCGCGTCCGAAATCTGGTCGGCGATCTTGTCCGGATGCCCTTCGGACACGGACTCGGAGGTGAAAAGGGAGTATTCGCTCATCTCGACGGGTTCCTAAAATTTACCGATGGTGAGTGTCGCCAGCCGTCCGCTGAAAATGGCGGACCTGTATCTGGAAACCGTTACGCAAGCCCACATAGAGGCTGTCCCCTGGGGCCAGCCCGGCTGCTGTGGCCCAACGGGCCAGGTCGTCCTGCTCGAAGCCGAGCCAGAGGTCGCCGCAGGCTTCCCGCGCCCACCCCTGGTCATGGCTGCACAGTTCGGTGACCAGCAGGCTGCCGCCCGCTTTCACCCGTTTGGCCAGCTGGCGCAGGGCCAGGGCCGGGTCGCTGAAATGGTGCAGGACCATGTTCAGCACAACGCAGTCGGCTTCCACATCCGTTGCACCCAGTGCATCGGCCAACTGCAGGTTTACATTACTCAAGCGTTCGCGTTCGCAGACCTGGCGTGCCAGCTCGAGCATGGTCGGGCTGTTGTCCAGGGCTGTGACCTGAGCGAAGCGCCGTGCCAGGTCTGGCAGGAAGCCGCCATCACCGGGGCCGACTTCCAGCGCGCTGGCGGCCGGCGCGAAGTTCAGTTTGTCGAGCAGCGCCAGCAGGCTCTCGCGGTATTGCGGCAAGCCGGCGATCAGGTCTTGCTGGGCGCGGAATTTTTCTTCCACGCGCAGGAAGAAGTCCTGGCTGGTGGCGGCGCGGCGTTGCTGCACCTGGGCGATGCGGACCTGGACATCCTCCGGCAAGGTCAGGTCGTCGACCTCATCGAGCAGGGCCATGTGCAGGCGCCCGCCGAAGCGTTGGCTGTCGGGCAGGGCGCGGCGGTAGAAGATCGCATTGCCTTCGCGCCGCGTGGCCACCAGCTCGGCCTGGGCCAGTACCTTGAGATGATGGCTCATGCCCGACTGGCCGACGTCGAAGATCTGCGCCAGCTCCAGTACGCCGAACGAATCACTGGCCAAGGCGCGCAACACGTTCAGGCGCAGCTCGTCGCCACTGGCTTTGCACAGGGCAGCCAGTGTGTCGCTTTGCTGAGGGATCGGTTGCGCACGGAGGTTCATGGGGCGGCAGTCTAGACAGGCAAGGCTGCCCTCGCAAGGTCAATATCAAAAAGTTTTGATATTGGCTGATGGGCGGGTGAGCCCGGGGGATTTTTCGCCGTAATGAAGGCCAATCACAGGAAAATCCCCCAACTGCGACCATCCGTCATTGCCCCCGGCCCCCGCAGTGGGCGAAAATGGCCGCCTTTTTTCGTAACACCACCTCTTTCAAGCCCCAGGAGATAAGCGATGCCCAGCCGTCGTGAACGTGCCAACGCCATTCGTGCCCTCAGCATGGATGCCGTGCAAAAGGCCAACAGCGGCCACCCAGGTGCCCCAATGGGCATGGCGGATATCGCCGAAGTGCTTTGGCGCGACTACATGAAGCACAACCCGAGCAACCCAAGCTTCGCCGACCGCGACCGCTTCGTGCTGTCCAACGGCCACGGCTCGATGCTCATCTATTCGCTGCTGCACTTGACTGGCTACGACGTCACCATCGATGACATCAAAGGCTTCCGCCAGCTGCACAGCCGCACCCCGGGCCACCCGGAATACGGCTACACCCCGGGCGTCGAGACCACCACCGGCCCGCTCGGCCAAGGCATCGCCAACGCCGTGGGCTTCGCCCTGGCCGAGAAAGTGCTGGCTGCCCAGTTCAACCGTGAAGGCCACACCATCGTCGACCACAACACCTACGTGTTCCTCGGCGACGGCTGCATGATGGAAGGCATCTCCCACGAAGTCGCCTCGCTGGCCGGCACCCTGGGCCTGAACAAGCTGATCGCCTTCTACGACGACAACGGCATCTCCATCGACGGCGAAGTGCACGGCTGGTTCACCGACAACACCCCGGCACGTTTCGAAGCCTACAACTGGCAGGTCATCCGCAACGTCAACGGCCACGATGCCGACGAAATCAAGATGGCCATCGACACCGCGCGCAAGAGCGACCGTCCGACCCTGATCTGCTGCAAGACCATCATCGGTTTCGGCTCGCCGAACAAGCAGGGCAAGGAAGACTGCCACGGCGCACCGCTGGGCAACGACGAAATCGCCCTGGCCCGCAAGGAACTGAACTGGAACCACGCTCCGTTCGAGATCCCGGCAGACATCTACGCCGAGTGGGATGCCAAAGAAGCCGGCGCCAAGGCCGAAGCCGACTGGAACCAGCGCTTCGACGCGTACGCCAAGGCTTACCCGGAGCTGGCTGCCGAGTTCAAGCGCCGTGCCAGCGGCGAGCTGCCGGCCGATTTCAGCGAGAAGGCCCAGGCCTACATCAACGAAGTGGCTGCCAAAGGCGAAACCATCGCCAGCCGCAAGGCCAGCCAGAACGCGCTGAACGCCTTCGGCCCGATGCTGCCTGAGTTCCTCGGCGGTTCGGCTGACCTGGCCGGCTCCAACCTGACCCTGTGGAAAGGTTGCAAGGGCGTCGAAGCCAACGATGCCAGCGGCAACTACGTGTTCTACGGCGTGCGTGAGTTCGGCATGACCGCGATCATGAACGGCGTCGCCCTGCACGGTGGCCTGGTACCTTACGGCGCGACCTTCCTGATGTTCATGGAATACGCCCGCAACGCCGTGCGCATGTCGGCGCTGATGAAGCAGCGCGTGATCCATGTCTACACCCACGACTCCATCGGTCTGGGCGAAGACGGCCCGACTCACCAGCCGATCGAGCAGCTGACCAGCCTGCGCAGCACGCCGAACCTGGATACCTGGCGCCCAGCCGACGCAGTCGAATCGGCCGTGTCCTGGAAAAACGCCCTGGAGCGCAAGGACGGCCCATCGGCGCTGATCTTCTCGCGCCAGAACCTGCAGCACCAGGAGCGTGATGCCCAGCAGATCGCCGACATCAGCCGCGGTGGCTACGTGCTCAAGGATTGCGCTGGCGAGCCTGAGCTGATCCTGATCGCCACAGGTTCCGAGGTGGGCCTGGCTGTTCAGGCGCAAGCCAAGCTGACCGAGCAGGGCCGCAAGGTGCGCGTGGTTTCCATGCCTTGCACCAGCGTGTTCGATGCCCAGGACGCCGCCTACAAGCAGTCGGTACTGCCAGTGGAAGTCGCTGCGCGCATCGCCATCGAAGCCGCCCACGCTGACTTCTGGTACAAGTACGTCGGTCTGGAAGGTCGTATCATCGGTATGACCACCTACGGTGAATCGGCGCCGGCCGCTGCACTGTTCGAGGAGTTCGGCTTCACCCTGGAAAACATCCTGGGCACCGCCGAAGAGCTGCTGGAAGACTGATGTAGAGATCTGCGGGCGATGTCGCCCCTGATTCGCGGGCGAGCCCGCTCCCACAGGGTCACATGCAACTCTGTGGGAGCGGGCTTGCCCGCGAAAGGGGGCACACCACATGCCGCAGGCTGGTGACTATAAAACTGTCTCG contains:
- a CDS encoding MAPEG family protein translates to MTVALWCILIALLLNPLCALVAKVSSGRFGLKDNHDPRAFLDTLSGLPRRAHAAQQNGYEAFPAFAAAVLVADIVGNAEQVTQDVLGVMYITSRLLYIICYLADWAALRSLVWFAGLAIIVSFFVVSV
- a CDS encoding murein transglycosylase A, whose product is MKSALRHLAWTLPALALLAGCNGGENAKPEPHAIATYAPATWKDLPAVSDEDLLAGFYAWRSGCEKLKRDPVWAATCEAAGSDTASATQVRTFLEQNLQVYGLRSADNNANGLITGYYEPVYPGSLKRTEAAHVPVYGVPDDMIVVDLASVYPELKGKRLRGRLDGRVLKPYDTAEVISRDGVKAPVLAWLTDPMDLQFLQIQGSGRVQLEDGRQLRLGYADQNGHPYRPIGRWLVEQGQLKKEDVTMGSIHAWAMANPQRVPELLASNPSYVFFSARPDSNEGPRGSLNVPLTAGYSVAIDRKVIPLGSLLWLSTTRPDGTPVVRPVGAQDTGGAIAGEVRADLFWGTGPQAGELAGNMKQQGQIWMLWPKGKPLPEVPKVP
- a CDS encoding c-type cytochrome, with amino-acid sequence MFKRLTVVLLAALALTACDRVDPNSPLGKRKAIFKDMLKTSEDMGGMLRGRLPFDGVKFAAGALKLDGLAHAPWQHFPQVRDEGDSSARAEVWERQARFHDLARQLEGVTGELVHVTRTQPLDAAQLKAPMDKVEAACKACHTEFRNH
- a CDS encoding DUF1090 domain-containing protein, whose product is MKLISTLALLTTLGLAAGVAQAAQPEEGLTGCAAKRSAIENQLKIARDHGNSDQVAGLEEALRGVENCTDAGLRKEREQKVLDARHEVAQREKDLKKAEKKGDAEKIIKRKDKLAESRKELQEAVDDLDR
- the ligB gene encoding NAD-dependent DNA ligase LigB, with protein sequence MPLLLLFLLFLSFNAQADGCPVWSAERAHAEVTSLRATVLQWDDHYHRLGKSLVPDEVYDQSRQRLLHLQRCFALEGELDSLASARGPIAHPVRHTGVDKLPDEQAVSRWMAGKTGVWLQPKVDGVAVTLVYRQGRLVQLLSRGDGTQGHDWSRHIAVLENVNRHLPSPLDLILQGELYMRLGDHVQAQAGSVNARSTVAGLLARKQLGREQGAEIALFVWDWPQGPTDQGERMARLAALGFPDSQRYSVAINSAVEAAHWRMHWYRTALPFATDGVILRQNARPPAERWQSNAPYWIAAWKYPFTQALAEVRDVHFRIGRTGRITPILKLLPVQLDDRRVGQVSLGSLARWQALDIRPGDQVAISLAGLTIPRFEQVVLRATERDSVTVPAPGQYSALTCWQASEGCEEQFIARLTWLSGKQGLAMPGTGPGTWRRLVQSGQVTSLADWLALDAERLAQLPGINGTRARRLQRSFEAGRTRPFARWISGLGAPIPRDLPLDGDWVSLASRSAAQWQALPGIGATRASQLQAFFAAEHVQELARQLSANGIQGFQAAAARERQ
- the metK gene encoding methionine adenosyltransferase — encoded protein: MSEYSLFTSESVSEGHPDKIADQISDAVLDAIIAQDKYARVACETLVKTGVAIIAGEVTTSAWVDLEELVRKVIIDIGYNSSDVGFDGATCAVMNIIGKQSVDIAQGVDRSKPEDQGAGDQGLMFGYASNETDVLMPAPICFSHRLVERQAEARKSGLLPWLRPDAKSQVTCRYENGKVVGIDAVVLSTQHNPEVSQKDLQEAVMELIVKHTLPAELLHKGTQYHINPTGNFIIGGPVGDCGLTGRKIIVDSYGGMARHGGGAFSGKDPSKVDRSAAYAGRYVAKNIVAAGLAERCEIQVSYAIGVAQPTSISINTFGTGKVSDDKIIQLVRECFDLRPYAITKMLDLLHPMYQETAAYGHFGREPQQKTVGDDTFTTFTWERTDRAQSLRDAAGL
- a CDS encoding ArsR/SmtB family transcription factor, producing the protein MNLRAQPIPQQSDTLAALCKASGDELRLNVLRALASDSFGVLELAQIFDVGQSGMSHHLKVLAQAELVATRREGNAIFYRRALPDSQRFGGRLHMALLDEVDDLTLPEDVQVRIAQVQQRRAATSQDFFLRVEEKFRAQQDLIAGLPQYRESLLALLDKLNFAPAASALEVGPGDGGFLPDLARRFAQVTALDNSPTMLELARQVCERERLSNVNLQLADALGATDVEADCVVLNMVLHHFSDPALALRQLAKRVKAGGSLLVTELCSHDQGWAREACGDLWLGFEQDDLARWATAAGLAPGDSLYVGLRNGFQIQVRHFQRTAGDTHHR
- the tkt gene encoding transketolase — encoded protein: MPSRRERANAIRALSMDAVQKANSGHPGAPMGMADIAEVLWRDYMKHNPSNPSFADRDRFVLSNGHGSMLIYSLLHLTGYDVTIDDIKGFRQLHSRTPGHPEYGYTPGVETTTGPLGQGIANAVGFALAEKVLAAQFNREGHTIVDHNTYVFLGDGCMMEGISHEVASLAGTLGLNKLIAFYDDNGISIDGEVHGWFTDNTPARFEAYNWQVIRNVNGHDADEIKMAIDTARKSDRPTLICCKTIIGFGSPNKQGKEDCHGAPLGNDEIALARKELNWNHAPFEIPADIYAEWDAKEAGAKAEADWNQRFDAYAKAYPELAAEFKRRASGELPADFSEKAQAYINEVAAKGETIASRKASQNALNAFGPMLPEFLGGSADLAGSNLTLWKGCKGVEANDASGNYVFYGVREFGMTAIMNGVALHGGLVPYGATFLMFMEYARNAVRMSALMKQRVIHVYTHDSIGLGEDGPTHQPIEQLTSLRSTPNLDTWRPADAVESAVSWKNALERKDGPSALIFSRQNLQHQERDAQQIADISRGGYVLKDCAGEPELILIATGSEVGLAVQAQAKLTEQGRKVRVVSMPCTSVFDAQDAAYKQSVLPVEVAARIAIEAAHADFWYKYVGLEGRIIGMTTYGESAPAAALFEEFGFTLENILGTAEELLED